The proteins below come from a single Chryseobacterium bernardetii genomic window:
- the pheS gene encoding phenylalanine--tRNA ligase subunit alpha: MIEKIEELLIEVNGFNATSKEEIENFRIKYNGKKGVLNDFFEKFKEVPNDQKKEFGQKINTLKQAVAVKLEDLKSASAASVVVEKEDLTRPAFPLELGSRHPINLVKNRIIEIFKSIGFAVADGPEIEDDWHNFTALNLPEYHPARDMQDTFFIEQNPDILLRTHTSSVQTRYMEENQPPIRILSPGRVFRNEAISSRSHCIFHQIEGLYIDENVSFADLKQTIQFFTTELFGKSKIRMRPSYFPFTEPSAEIDVYWGLNSETDYRITKGTGWLEIMGCGMVDPAVLKNVNIDSEKYSGYAFGMGIERITMLLYQMSDIRMFFENDIRTLEQFKTL, translated from the coding sequence ATGATAGAAAAGATAGAAGAACTACTGATCGAAGTAAACGGCTTCAATGCTACCTCTAAGGAAGAGATAGAAAACTTCCGTATCAAGTACAACGGTAAAAAAGGAGTTCTGAATGATTTTTTTGAAAAATTTAAAGAAGTTCCTAACGACCAGAAGAAAGAATTCGGGCAGAAGATCAATACTTTGAAGCAAGCAGTTGCCGTGAAATTGGAAGACTTGAAAAGTGCTTCCGCAGCTTCTGTTGTAGTAGAAAAAGAAGATCTTACTAGACCTGCGTTTCCATTGGAACTGGGATCAAGACATCCTATCAACCTGGTTAAAAACAGAATTATTGAAATCTTTAAATCAATTGGATTTGCTGTAGCAGATGGTCCAGAGATTGAAGATGACTGGCATAACTTCACCGCATTGAACCTTCCGGAATATCACCCGGCAAGAGATATGCAGGATACTTTCTTTATTGAGCAAAATCCGGATATTCTTTTGAGAACGCATACTTCTTCTGTACAAACCCGTTATATGGAAGAAAACCAGCCTCCAATCAGAATTTTATCTCCGGGAAGAGTATTCAGAAATGAAGCTATCTCTTCACGTTCTCACTGTATCTTCCACCAGATTGAGGGATTATATATTGACGAGAACGTAAGCTTTGCAGATTTAAAGCAAACGATCCAGTTCTTTACCACTGAACTTTTTGGAAAATCTAAGATCAGAATGAGACCTTCTTATTTCCCGTTCACTGAGCCAAGCGCTGAGATTGATGTATATTGGGGATTAAACTCTGAAACTGACTACAGAATTACAAAAGGAACAGGCTGGTTAGAAATCATGGGTTGTGGAATGGTAGATCCTGCCGTGCTGAAAAATGTGAATATTGATTCTGAGAAATATTCAGGATATGCATTCGGAATGGGTATTGAAAGAATTACAATGCTTCTTTACCAAATGAGTGATATCAGAATGTTCTTCGAAAATGATATTAGAACCTTGGAACAATTCAAGACACTATAA